A single genomic interval of Fibrobacter sp. UWB13 harbors:
- a CDS encoding DNA polymerase III subunit alpha yields MAFVHLQTHSEFSILQASARLDDILAAAAAENAPAVALTDHGAMFGILEIQTRGKELNKKRKEQGLPPVKTVYGCHIYVDTPSASQKDPTTFERLTLLVENEKGYYNLLRIVSYRYEDGERWAEIPSVPLETINEFKEGIIAIAGDYFSRYGQNVASGRDSLALEYMDRLNEIFDHDHLYISVCDNGIPQQKRVNDFNVELAKKYGREVVAVGDVHYIKPEDATSHKILRCISLKVTLNGFEDKRFPTEKFYFRTEKEMVELFGHIPGAIENTVKIAERCNFTVKTGIGDEFWPRFKIPDEFLASEEYQNIKAIMKAEYDAEYPVVRERELKGIIKDRKKKVKANYCAEKGIAEEALTDADNAEIDRLSQPEFFDEDDNKAWKKNIHRWCKEGGDADIYIIHLCNERLKWRFPDEDFKFPAHETDVGKRMYKELNCIRNMNVAGYLLIVWDFINWSREHGIPVGPGRGSAAGSLVTYIIGITDIDPLTFDLLFERFLNPERVSMPDIDTDFADRDRGRVIQYVTDKYGKECVGQIITYGMLKSKAVITDVARVLGIPPAEAKAITKLFPQRTLNFSLKQAWTGKDKKGNNLEDGYSPEPLQAMIGSRASYQNLWDVAKRLEDLPRQTGVHACGVVITPTPIYNLAPLYRAAPEDTPVVMYDKHYAEDIGLLKMDFLGLINLSIIQDTVRMVEQNRNIKLVMNKIPIDDKATFELLGKGLTTTVFQFESPGMQKYLRELKPTRIFDLIAMNALYRPGPIDQIPHFIARKNGKEEIDCYHPDLEQVLGETYGVIVYQEQVMKLAQILGGYTLGGADNIRRIMAKKMPDKMAKLEPEFFEKCEARGYDHAVIDKIWKAVLPFCGYAFNKSHAAAYAYVAYQTAYLKTHYGPEYMAASMTSKMGKTEDTVTIILECKRLGIEVLSPNINSSLGVFSANKKGQILYGLAGIRNVGIAVVEDVVAERERRGIYKDIFDFCKRVTEYQAAQPEKRPPLNKKVLECLIMAGALDDLPGSRAVQCATVDRALEVAMRSQEDKAKGQVSLFDLGGPAAIPNTAEVLEEAEEWTAMEMLNKERSVLGLFLSGHPLDEFRPELTGFTSCSLSEDEITRYVGDTVVVGGVVIRMRSIETKRGDTIGSGAIQDFQGEVEMFFKKDVWERLRDTVSIDDRVLVKGVLEQQRDRDGYQIIVEEVIQLDRVRCDMVDYIHANFTVGMLTDEFLDKLEVEMKANLADEYSHGCQMVFHLEADSGFEHVVVLKKYKVVYTQELLQWLKTDLGALKVWVSNRAKR; encoded by the coding sequence ATGGCGTTCGTTCATTTACAGACTCATTCTGAATTTTCGATTTTGCAGGCTTCGGCCCGACTTGATGATATTTTGGCGGCTGCTGCGGCAGAAAACGCACCTGCTGTTGCTTTGACGGACCATGGTGCCATGTTTGGTATTCTTGAAATCCAGACGCGTGGCAAGGAACTGAATAAAAAGCGCAAGGAACAGGGCCTCCCGCCGGTCAAGACGGTTTATGGCTGCCACATTTACGTGGATACGCCGAGTGCAAGCCAAAAAGATCCGACAACATTTGAACGATTGACGCTTCTCGTTGAGAACGAAAAGGGCTATTACAACCTGCTCCGCATTGTGAGTTACCGCTACGAAGACGGGGAGCGCTGGGCAGAAATCCCATCCGTGCCGCTCGAGACGATTAACGAATTTAAGGAAGGCATTATCGCCATTGCGGGCGATTATTTTAGCCGTTACGGCCAGAATGTGGCTTCGGGCAGGGATTCTCTTGCGCTCGAGTACATGGACCGCCTGAACGAGATTTTTGACCACGACCACCTGTACATCTCGGTTTGCGATAACGGAATTCCGCAGCAAAAGCGCGTGAACGATTTTAACGTGGAACTTGCAAAAAAGTACGGTCGTGAAGTCGTTGCCGTGGGCGATGTCCATTACATCAAGCCCGAAGATGCTACGTCGCATAAGATTTTGCGTTGCATCTCGCTCAAGGTCACGCTGAACGGTTTTGAAGACAAGCGCTTCCCGACGGAAAAGTTCTATTTCCGTACCGAAAAGGAAATGGTGGAGCTGTTTGGGCATATCCCGGGCGCCATCGAGAATACGGTCAAGATTGCCGAACGCTGTAACTTTACCGTGAAAACCGGTATCGGTGATGAATTCTGGCCGCGTTTCAAGATTCCTGATGAATTCCTCGCGTCTGAGGAATACCAGAACATCAAGGCCATCATGAAGGCGGAATACGATGCTGAATATCCTGTCGTGCGTGAACGTGAACTTAAGGGCATCATCAAGGACCGCAAAAAGAAGGTCAAGGCAAATTACTGCGCCGAAAAAGGCATAGCCGAAGAGGCGCTGACCGATGCGGACAATGCAGAAATCGATCGCCTTTCGCAGCCGGAATTCTTTGACGAAGACGATAACAAGGCTTGGAAAAAGAACATCCACCGTTGGTGTAAAGAGGGTGGCGATGCCGATATCTATATCATCCACCTTTGCAATGAACGCTTAAAGTGGCGATTCCCGGACGAAGATTTTAAGTTCCCGGCTCACGAAACAGACGTGGGCAAGCGCATGTACAAGGAGCTTAATTGTATCCGCAACATGAACGTCGCAGGCTACTTGCTCATTGTGTGGGACTTCATCAACTGGTCTCGTGAACACGGTATTCCTGTGGGACCGGGGCGTGGATCTGCTGCAGGTTCCCTGGTCACTTACATCATCGGTATTACCGACATTGACCCCTTGACGTTCGACCTCCTTTTTGAACGATTCCTGAACCCGGAACGTGTGTCCATGCCGGATATCGATACGGACTTTGCAGACCGTGACCGTGGCCGCGTGATCCAGTACGTGACGGACAAGTACGGCAAGGAGTGCGTAGGCCAAATTATTACCTACGGTATGCTCAAGTCGAAGGCGGTGATTACGGACGTGGCCCGCGTGCTCGGGATTCCGCCTGCCGAAGCGAAGGCCATTACGAAGCTCTTCCCGCAGCGCACGTTGAACTTTAGCTTAAAGCAGGCCTGGACGGGTAAAGACAAGAAGGGCAACAACCTCGAAGATGGTTACAGCCCGGAACCGTTGCAGGCGATGATTGGCAGCCGCGCGAGCTACCAGAACCTTTGGGATGTCGCAAAGCGACTTGAAGATTTGCCGCGCCAAACGGGCGTGCATGCTTGCGGCGTGGTGATTACGCCGACTCCGATTTACAACCTTGCTCCTCTGTACCGAGCCGCTCCGGAAGATACGCCGGTGGTGATGTACGATAAGCACTACGCCGAAGACATCGGACTTTTGAAGATGGACTTCCTTGGGCTTATCAACTTGTCCATCATTCAGGATACGGTGCGAATGGTCGAACAGAACCGCAACATCAAGCTTGTGATGAACAAGATTCCGATTGATGATAAGGCAACGTTCGAACTTTTGGGCAAGGGCCTTACGACGACAGTGTTCCAGTTCGAATCTCCGGGTATGCAGAAGTACCTGCGCGAACTGAAGCCGACCCGAATCTTTGACCTTATCGCTATGAACGCCCTGTACCGACCGGGGCCGATTGACCAAATTCCGCACTTCATTGCCCGTAAAAACGGCAAGGAAGAGATTGACTGCTACCATCCGGACTTGGAACAGGTGCTAGGCGAAACGTACGGCGTTATTGTGTACCAGGAACAGGTGATGAAGCTTGCCCAGATTTTGGGTGGCTACACGCTGGGCGGCGCTGACAACATTCGCCGTATCATGGCGAAGAAGATGCCCGATAAGATGGCAAAACTCGAGCCGGAGTTCTTTGAAAAGTGCGAAGCGAGAGGTTACGATCATGCGGTCATCGACAAGATTTGGAAGGCCGTGCTCCCGTTCTGCGGATACGCATTTAACAAGAGCCATGCCGCTGCTTACGCTTACGTGGCTTACCAGACGGCGTACCTCAAGACGCATTATGGCCCGGAATACATGGCGGCCTCCATGACCTCCAAGATGGGTAAGACCGAAGATACGGTGACCATCATTTTGGAATGTAAGCGCCTCGGCATTGAAGTTTTGTCTCCGAATATCAACTCGTCGTTGGGTGTTTTCTCTGCAAATAAAAAGGGTCAGATTCTTTATGGTCTTGCAGGTATCCGCAACGTGGGTATCGCGGTTGTCGAAGACGTGGTCGCGGAACGTGAACGCCGTGGCATCTACAAGGACATCTTTGATTTCTGCAAGCGCGTGACGGAATACCAGGCGGCACAGCCTGAAAAACGCCCGCCGCTCAATAAGAAAGTCTTGGAATGCTTGATCATGGCGGGCGCCTTGGACGATTTGCCGGGTAGCCGTGCTGTGCAGTGTGCAACGGTGGACCGTGCTTTGGAAGTCGCCATGCGCAGCCAGGAAGACAAAGCCAAGGGCCAGGTCTCGTTGTTTGACCTGGGTGGCCCTGCCGCCATTCCGAATACAGCCGAAGTTCTGGAAGAAGCCGAAGAATGGACGGCGATGGAAATGCTCAACAAGGAACGCAGCGTGCTTGGCTTGTTCCTTTCCGGGCATCCACTTGATGAATTCCGTCCGGAACTCACGGGCTTTACGAGCTGCTCGCTTTCGGAAGACGAAATCACCCGCTATGTGGGCGATACGGTCGTCGTGGGCGGTGTCGTTATCCGCATGCGCTCCATTGAAACAAAGCGTGGCGATACGATTGGCTCTGGCGCAATCCAGGATTTTCAGGGCGAAGTTGAAATGTTCTTCAAGAAGGACGTCTGGGAACGCTTGCGCGATACGGTTTCTATTGATGACCGCGTGCTTGTGAAGGGCGTCCTAGAACAGCAGCGCGACCGCGATGGCTACCAGATTATCGTTGAAGAAGTCATCCAGCTTGACCGCGTGCGTTGCGACATGGTGGATTACATACATGCGAACTTCACTGTCGGCATGCTTACAGACGAGTTCTTGGACAAGCTTGAAGTCGAAATGAAGGCCAATTTGGCCGATGAATACAGCCATGGTTGCCAAATGGTGTTCCATTTGGAGGCTGATTCCGGATTTGAGCATGTCGTTGTCCTGAAAAAATATAAAGTTGTATATACTCAGGAATTGTTGCAGTGGCTTAAAACAGATTTGGGCGCTCTGAAGGTTTGGGTATCGAATCGTGCAAAACGTTAA
- a CDS encoding LamG-like jellyroll fold domain-containing protein, producing MSGKMTKWLAGSLVAMGAFVAGCSDTNSSDPFASTVNDGVYLKNDAKGMWARIDASGSIASYFDSLSKEEGAPVIGTSTRSNIRCAAPALKMDENTRYLDELESLFDEGEQVEGVCGKAIKLSDGQVAPLGVNLIDSMSVGTVEFWFRPNDDFFDKQARTLLGNDGARIHFFYKKGELFFQKNHHNQHYYVQGKAVLKEDDWNLIAGQWGNGYMSLWLNGELVGYWEHDKGYVPAQRDIPFENLVVIGYKSSCCMEGPGQYEAMTTSGSFDQFRISNINRYTLPDSVTAKDIPVDEKDTVVKEDVTKDEEVKEDTVATDTVKKDDITCKTSSLIMDEKTLYFDELEAEYDEGTLVEGVCGKAISLKDGESIQTGINLIDEMPAGTVEFWFRPGEDFDEKFSHTLLGNDGARIHFFVRFDTLFFQKNHSDTHYFTYGKMTLKKDWNLIAGQWGDGFMSLWVNGEMIASEAHEKGYEPAARGRENENLIVIGRKSGCCMERLAQSDPLTTSGDFDQLRISSVARYEVKVDVAPADTTQAK from the coding sequence ATGAGTGGTAAGATGACAAAATGGCTGGCTGGATCCCTGGTGGCAATGGGAGCGTTCGTTGCAGGATGCTCCGATACCAACTCTTCAGATCCGTTTGCCTCTACAGTAAACGATGGCGTCTATTTGAAAAATGACGCTAAGGGCATGTGGGCTCGAATTGATGCAAGCGGCAGTATTGCAAGCTACTTCGATTCCCTTTCAAAGGAGGAAGGTGCTCCTGTTATTGGAACTTCGACTCGTTCCAATATCCGTTGCGCAGCTCCGGCTCTTAAAATGGATGAGAACACCCGCTATCTCGACGAACTGGAATCCCTCTTTGACGAAGGTGAACAGGTCGAAGGTGTCTGCGGAAAGGCTATCAAGCTGAGCGACGGTCAGGTGGCTCCGCTTGGCGTGAATTTGATTGATTCTATGAGTGTTGGAACAGTCGAATTCTGGTTCCGCCCGAACGATGACTTCTTTGACAAGCAAGCAAGAACGCTTCTTGGCAATGATGGTGCTCGAATCCATTTCTTCTACAAGAAGGGCGAACTCTTCTTCCAGAAGAATCATCATAACCAACATTACTACGTGCAGGGCAAAGCCGTGCTGAAGGAAGATGACTGGAACTTGATCGCTGGCCAATGGGGAAATGGCTACATGAGCTTGTGGCTCAATGGCGAACTTGTCGGTTATTGGGAGCATGACAAGGGCTATGTGCCTGCTCAGCGTGATATTCCGTTCGAAAATCTCGTCGTGATTGGTTATAAGTCTAGTTGCTGCATGGAGGGGCCAGGGCAGTACGAGGCTATGACCACGTCGGGTTCTTTCGACCAGTTCCGTATCTCGAACATCAATCGTTATACCTTGCCGGATTCTGTGACGGCTAAGGATATTCCGGTTGATGAAAAGGATACAGTCGTCAAGGAAGATGTCACTAAGGATGAAGAAGTCAAGGAAGATACCGTTGCAACGGATACCGTAAAGAAGGACGATATCACTTGCAAGACTTCTTCTCTTATTATGGACGAGAAGACCCTTTATTTCGACGAACTGGAAGCGGAATATGACGAAGGTACGCTGGTAGAAGGCGTCTGCGGTAAGGCTATTTCCCTCAAGGATGGCGAAAGCATCCAGACGGGGATTAACCTGATTGACGAAATGCCTGCCGGCACAGTGGAATTCTGGTTCCGTCCGGGTGAAGATTTCGATGAAAAGTTTTCACACACTCTTCTTGGTAATGACGGTGCCAGAATTCACTTCTTCGTAAGATTTGATACCCTTTTCTTCCAGAAAAATCATTCCGATACGCATTACTTTACTTATGGCAAGATGACTCTCAAGAAGGATTGGAACCTGATTGCCGGTCAGTGGGGCGATGGCTTCATGAGCCTTTGGGTCAATGGCGAAATGATTGCAAGCGAGGCTCATGAGAAAGGTTATGAACCTGCTGCACGTGGTCGTGAAAACGAAAACCTCATTGTGATTGGCCGTAAGTCCGGTTGCTGCATGGAACGTCTTGCTCAGAGTGATCCTTTGACGACTTCTGGTGATTTCGACCAGCTCAGAATATCTTCTGTGGCGCGCTACGAAGTCAAGGTTGATGTCGCTCCGGCTGATACGACACAGGCTAAGTAA
- a CDS encoding glycosyltransferase family 1 protein: MSNTDKKDLEKAPKIAIDARMVNKSGIGTCIQHWLKDVGYSIALGDPKELEPYSNIPKHIRFISSIYGYKEQLKFPYQALYRENPDILHVPHCNVPLFYRGKMLVTIHDLTHLVYPEFLPFKLVHYYFKFIFWFVSKRADKIITVSESTKRDLLRFYKMDESKITVIPLGVGKEFVKKSPAEIDYLYDKFNIPRDKKILLYVGNLLPHKNLNMLLEGFAQMQGRENCRLVLVGKAFDGRSKETCEKDLGIEEFTIHAGMVSQEDLVNFYNIADLFVLPSLYEGFGLPVLESLACGTPVVCSNTSSLPEVGGKVAKYFDPQDASSIARALENSIDDKGKHDDEIAEWVSHFTWEACAQKIKAQLGALYKE, from the coding sequence ATGAGCAATACCGACAAAAAAGACCTTGAAAAAGCACCAAAAATTGCCATCGACGCACGCATGGTGAACAAGTCCGGTATTGGCACCTGTATCCAGCACTGGCTTAAGGATGTCGGCTATTCCATCGCCCTCGGCGACCCCAAGGAACTGGAACCTTATAGCAACATTCCCAAGCACATCCGCTTTATCAGTAGCATTTACGGCTACAAAGAACAGCTCAAATTCCCATACCAGGCACTTTATCGTGAAAACCCCGATATTTTGCACGTTCCGCACTGCAATGTACCTCTATTCTACCGAGGCAAGATGCTCGTGACCATTCACGACCTCACCCACCTCGTCTATCCCGAATTTTTGCCGTTCAAGCTCGTCCACTATTATTTCAAGTTCATTTTCTGGTTTGTCAGCAAGCGCGCGGACAAGATTATTACCGTTTCCGAAAGCACCAAGCGCGACCTTTTGCGATTCTACAAGATGGACGAATCCAAAATTACGGTCATCCCGCTCGGCGTAGGCAAGGAATTTGTCAAGAAATCACCTGCCGAAATCGATTATCTATACGACAAATTCAACATCCCGCGCGACAAGAAGATTTTGCTCTATGTCGGTAACTTGCTCCCTCACAAGAACTTGAACATGCTTTTAGAGGGCTTTGCCCAAATGCAGGGGCGTGAAAACTGCCGTCTCGTGCTTGTCGGAAAAGCCTTTGACGGTCGCTCCAAAGAGACTTGCGAAAAAGATCTCGGCATTGAAGAATTCACAATCCATGCGGGAATGGTTTCACAAGAAGACCTCGTGAACTTCTACAACATCGCCGACCTCTTTGTATTGCCTTCGCTGTACGAGGGCTTTGGGCTCCCCGTGCTCGAATCGCTTGCTTGCGGCACACCTGTGGTCTGCTCCAACACATCGTCACTCCCAGAAGTGGGCGGCAAAGTCGCCAAGTATTTCGACCCGCAAGACGCCTCCAGTATCGCTCGCGCACTCGAGAATTCCATTGATGACAAGGGCAAGCACGATGATGAAATTGCGGAATGGGTCAGCCATTTCACTTGGGAAGCTTGCGCGCAAAAAATAAAGGCGCAACTAGGCGCCTTATATAAAGAATAA
- a CDS encoding bifunctional 2-polyprenyl-6-hydroxyphenol methylase/3-demethylubiquinol 3-O-methyltransferase UbiG, which yields MYRNKIRYDVATLVPKDARSVLEIGAGAGMNYVIYPKDSYKVAIEPEERTDAQTIDKVPGGFNEYHHGFYEEYTEDRKFDLVVMCDVLEHVNDPVDLINFCKKHLNPDGHILVSLPNFICIENLLKIIITRDFRYFKPDEGEHALGVLDINHKTFWTKKSFVRFAKENGLEVERVVGIRKQLKFMPNLLSHSYFIPFQYGFLTKLKK from the coding sequence ATGTATCGCAATAAGATTCGTTATGATGTTGCTACGCTTGTCCCGAAGGATGCTAGGAGCGTTCTTGAAATTGGGGCGGGCGCCGGAATGAATTACGTTATTTACCCCAAGGATTCTTACAAGGTCGCTATCGAACCCGAAGAGCGTACCGATGCACAGACGATTGACAAGGTCCCGGGGGGCTTCAACGAATACCATCATGGATTTTATGAGGAATATACCGAAGACCGCAAGTTTGACTTGGTGGTCATGTGCGATGTCTTGGAACATGTGAACGATCCGGTGGATTTAATCAATTTCTGCAAGAAACATTTGAATCCCGATGGTCATATTCTCGTTTCTTTGCCGAACTTTATTTGCATCGAGAACCTCCTCAAGATTATCATCACGAGAGATTTCCGCTATTTTAAACCGGATGAAGGTGAACATGCGCTTGGCGTTCTCGATATCAACCACAAGACGTTCTGGACAAAGAAGAGCTTTGTGCGCTTTGCGAAGGAAAACGGTCTTGAAGTGGAACGCGTCGTGGGTATCCGCAAACAGCTCAAGTTCATGCCGAACTTGTTGAGCCATTCGTATTTTATCCCGTTCCAGTACGGATTCCTGACGAAACTCAAAAAGTAA
- a CDS encoding lysylphosphatidylglycerol synthase transmembrane domain-containing protein, whose protein sequence is MATDKTDTKLFVKRIIQLLVSIGGFAYIFYKIPLSEVIDNWNIGMTPWILAMLVAATLVMAIQANRWKGLSVQGPEIPFKTYYAYTAMGYFFNNLLPTGFGGDAVKSLAFGKKFNQTSQSVSAVLLARIQGLLAMFLCFFIALPFALNQAEIPIAYTITMTVALLACMVIVVLCLFSDKIPIPHFFSDRLAFIPKLQNSLSIYRKHKKQILLSSLDSLWLQLLTLFIAYAYFRAVGVDIDISILVVFTSITTVISMVPISLNGIGVREGTQVALFTGILGIPASVVLSAGLLGYIPLLFQTAQGAVVLLARKK, encoded by the coding sequence ATGGCAACCGATAAGACAGACACAAAGCTCTTTGTCAAGCGAATTATCCAGCTTCTCGTAAGCATTGGTGGTTTTGCCTACATATTCTACAAAATCCCGCTCAGCGAAGTCATCGACAACTGGAATATCGGTATGACACCGTGGATTTTGGCAATGCTTGTCGCGGCAACGCTCGTCATGGCAATCCAGGCAAACCGCTGGAAAGGGCTTTCGGTACAAGGTCCAGAAATTCCGTTCAAGACGTACTACGCCTACACCGCCATGGGGTACTTTTTCAATAACCTGCTCCCGACCGGTTTTGGCGGCGATGCCGTGAAGTCCCTAGCATTTGGAAAGAAATTTAACCAGACCAGTCAATCCGTTTCGGCTGTATTGCTCGCCCGCATCCAAGGGCTACTTGCTATGTTCCTCTGCTTTTTCATAGCGCTCCCCTTTGCACTGAACCAAGCCGAAATTCCCATCGCCTACACCATCACGATGACTGTTGCATTGCTCGCCTGCATGGTCATTGTCGTGCTCTGCCTGTTTTCGGACAAAATCCCGATTCCCCATTTTTTTTCGGACAGGCTTGCCTTTATCCCGAAATTGCAAAACAGCCTCTCTATATATAGGAAGCATAAAAAGCAAATTTTGCTCTCGTCACTCGATTCGCTGTGGTTACAGTTATTGACGTTGTTTATAGCCTATGCCTATTTCCGGGCGGTCGGAGTCGATATCGACATCAGCATTCTAGTCGTATTCACTAGCATCACTACCGTTATTTCGATGGTTCCGATTTCACTCAACGGCATCGGTGTCCGCGAAGGGACTCAAGTGGCTCTGTTCACGGGGATTCTTGGAATTCCGGCATCGGTCGTGCTGTCCGCCGGGCTGCTAGGCTACATTCCGCTACTGTTCCAGACCGCCCAAGGTGCGGTCGTGCTCCTCGCTCGGAAAAAATAA
- the murI gene encoding glutamate racemase produces the protein MIGVFDSGFGGLTILQKLRHTLPQYDYLYLGDNARAPYGSRSFETIYRYTLQSVRELFHRGCPLVILACNTASAKALRSIQQQVLPVEFPDRRVLGIVRPTAEEIGNFSKTGHIGIFATAGTVSSNSYVLEISHFFPNLKVTQHACPMWVPLVEYGERGTEGARFFVKKDVDQLLAADPEIDTVLLACTHYPLLEDEIRVALPPHVRLVVQGDIVADKTLDYLKRHVDMENRLSKGGSVHYLTTDTAEFFKKGAFRFGMENISAESLTF, from the coding sequence ATGATCGGCGTCTTTGATTCTGGTTTTGGCGGACTTACCATTCTGCAGAAGCTTCGCCACACGCTCCCGCAGTACGATTACCTGTATTTGGGGGATAACGCTCGTGCACCGTATGGCTCCCGCAGTTTCGAGACGATTTACCGCTACACGCTCCAGTCCGTGCGTGAACTTTTCCACCGCGGATGCCCGCTGGTGATTCTCGCTTGCAACACGGCATCGGCAAAAGCGCTTCGCAGCATCCAGCAGCAGGTGCTCCCGGTTGAATTCCCGGACCGTCGCGTCTTGGGCATTGTCCGTCCGACCGCCGAAGAGATTGGAAACTTCTCGAAGACGGGGCATATTGGCATTTTCGCCACCGCGGGGACGGTCTCTTCGAACAGCTATGTCCTTGAAATCAGCCACTTTTTCCCGAACTTGAAGGTGACGCAGCACGCCTGCCCGATGTGGGTGCCTCTCGTGGAATACGGCGAACGCGGGACCGAGGGCGCCCGATTCTTCGTGAAAAAGGACGTGGACCAGCTGCTTGCGGCTGACCCTGAAATCGATACAGTTTTACTGGCCTGCACGCATTACCCGCTCCTCGAGGATGAAATTCGGGTCGCTCTTCCACCGCACGTCCGCTTGGTGGTCCAGGGCGATATCGTCGCCGACAAGACTTTGGACTACCTCAAGCGCCATGTGGACATGGAAAATCGGCTTTCGAAGGGCGGTTCCGTGCATTATTTGACGACTGATACCGCAGAATTCTTCAAAAAAGGCGCTTTTCGCTTTGGAATGGAGAATATTTCGGCGGAGTCGTTGACTTTTTAA